A stretch of Methylosarcina fibrata AML-C10 DNA encodes these proteins:
- a CDS encoding lysozyme family protein, with product MLADVPPNFEERIVCSIAMAIRYEVPANIVLAVAEIENGRPGQWVANTNGTHDVGPMQFNTAYLNQLSRFGITPADVAATGCYPYELATWRLKGHLVRDTGDLWTRAANYHSRTPKYNRVYRRKLMTVASRWAGWIAERFKVREVSQ from the coding sequence ATGCTTGCCGATGTTCCGCCAAATTTCGAAGAACGGATTGTCTGCTCGATCGCGATGGCGATCCGGTACGAGGTTCCCGCGAACATCGTCCTCGCTGTCGCGGAAATCGAAAACGGCCGGCCTGGCCAATGGGTGGCTAATACCAATGGCACTCACGATGTCGGTCCCATGCAGTTCAATACGGCGTACCTGAACCAGCTTAGCCGGTTCGGAATTACGCCGGCAGACGTGGCCGCTACAGGCTGCTATCCCTACGAACTGGCAACCTGGCGGCTCAAAGGTCATCTGGTCAGAGATACCGGCGATTTATGGACACGCGCCGCCAATTACCATTCTCGAACCCCGAAATACAACCGCGTTTACCGCCGCAAGCTGATGACCGTAGCCAGCCGCTGGGCCGGATGGATCGCCGAACGCTTCAAAGTGCGGGAAGTCTCCCAATGA
- a CDS encoding group I intron-associated PD-(D/E)XK endonuclease, producing the protein MPVKNSTIKQQTLAAHKQLSYESLVASWLTSDGWEVLIPAIDHGKKTDLVIADDTNYYRIQVKSIESNDESIKVENRWKGAKIDYVVFFSRVGEWGYIMPAFQESFKRLNADGHIRFHAHPKNFLKAFKKI; encoded by the coding sequence ATGCCTGTAAAAAATTCCACTATTAAGCAACAAACCCTTGCCGCGCACAAACAACTTTCCTATGAAAGTCTCGTCGCTTCTTGGCTTACAAGTGACGGCTGGGAAGTCCTGATTCCTGCAATCGATCACGGCAAAAAAACGGACTTAGTGATTGCCGACGACACCAACTACTACCGAATCCAAGTTAAATCGATTGAATCGAACGACGAGTCGATAAAAGTAGAGAACAGGTGGAAAGGGGCAAAAATCGATTATGTGGTTTTTTTCTCCCGTGTCGGTGAATGGGGCTATATCATGCCTGCGTTTCAGGAAAGCTTTAAACGACTCAATGCCGATGGCCACATTCGTTTCCATGCCCACCCCAAAAACTTCCTGAAGGCATTCAAGAAAATTTAA
- a CDS encoding CopG family ribbon-helix-helix protein, whose amino-acid sequence MATEAFTVRAESELVHQLDHLADSLDRSRNYLVNQALKEYLEHHAWQIEKISQGIAAAERGELIAHEDVMREMEDLIAGKAQGNL is encoded by the coding sequence ATGGCTACAGAAGCATTTACCGTCAGAGCAGAATCAGAACTTGTCCATCAACTTGATCATTTGGCTGATTCGTTGGACAGATCGCGTAACTATTTAGTGAATCAAGCGCTCAAGGAGTACCTGGAGCATCATGCTTGGCAGATCGAGAAAATTTCCCAAGGTATTGCGGCGGCGGAGCGTGGCGAATTGATCGCGCATGAGGACGTGATGCGCGAAATGGAAGACTTGATCGCCGGTAAAGCCCAAGGCAACTTGTGA
- a CDS encoding type II toxin-antitoxin system RelE/ParE family toxin has product MKIVWTEPARQDLRQIFIYIAKDSPKSAAKVLSLIKERTVLLQDNPLLGRMGRVDGTRELVITGSPYILPYRLKENQIQILAVFHSARRWPEHFN; this is encoded by the coding sequence GTGAAAATCGTCTGGACCGAACCCGCACGCCAAGATTTGCGACAAATCTTTATTTATATAGCCAAGGATAGTCCGAAATCGGCAGCCAAGGTGCTTTCGCTGATTAAAGAGCGCACGGTTTTACTTCAAGATAACCCCCTCCTCGGCCGAATGGGACGAGTCGACGGAACGCGGGAATTAGTCATTACGGGCTCCCCTTACATTCTGCCGTATCGCCTGAAAGAGAACCAAATTCAAATCTTGGCGGTATTTCACAGCGCAAGACGATGGCCTGAGCATTTCAATTGA
- a CDS encoding helicase-related protein → MLKLEDIRKDAALSGIEPDQIVRVVTTEPVGDHALTVYYRTADGKLAERMLFRTDEPKLSLAEAGRPWAFDAPGDQFKLGLEAYRIQLAHLFDPMMAVHTSNVEPLPHQISAVYESMLPRQPLRFVLADDPGAGKTIMAGLFIRELLMRADARRILIVAPGSLVEQWQDELYEKFGVEFKIFSRELDQTSHSGNAFNENALLIARLDQLSRSEELQNKLQSTDWDLVVVDEAHKMSANYFGSKINETKRFKLGKLLGSISRHFLLMTATPHNGKEEDFQLFMSLLDGDRFYGKFREGAHKVDISDMMRRMVKEDLLKFDGTPLFPERRAYTANYELSELESSLYADVTDYVKEEMNRADNLDGKRKGTVGFALTQLQRRLASSPEAIYQSLKRRRKKLENRLREEKLVNRGHRVAETLADYDVYKDVPDDVYEAAEEMPDSDYEQWVDKVVDQATAARTIEELQAEIIILEGLEEKARKVVHSGQDRKWEELSSLLQDRPEMYTSGGSRRKLILFTEHKDTLNYLYDRITGLLGKQDAVVVIHGAVNRDDRRKVQERFRNDPDVLVLLATDAAGEGVNLQNANLMVNYDLPWNPNRLEQRFGRIHRIGQTEVCHLWNMVAKETREGEVFQRLFDKLEVERAALGGRVFDILGEAFENHSLKDLLIEAIRYGERPDVKAKLHQVIEGALDTSHLKAIMDRNALCEEHMGLEQLFAIKEEMEKAEARKLQPYFIRAFFTESFKLLNGEMRPREEGRYEIRHVPAVIRERDRVIGETRTPVVAKYERICFEKQHIRVDGKPMASLIHPGHPLMHAIIDLTLEAHRNKLKQGAILVDPNDDTLEPKVLFMLDHRIREGSGDASKDVSRRLQFVEINQRGQTVHAGWAPHLDLQPIDDYDLKLVADVLNAPWITNNLEALALAQASQKLAPEHFDEVRTRRERQVDKILAAVNERLVKEINYWSDRYIKLSIDVAAGKQPKLQPDNAKRRVEELTARLEQRKKELETMRHVVSSTPVVIGGALVIPQGLLAQRKGETTFCADAMARARIEQIAMRAVMEAEQRLGHSVFDVSAEKCGWDVTARPPRLDDKLPEDRHIEVKGRAKGQSTVTVSRNEIIYGLNQKEKFLLAIVEVDQNGEFEGPHYIRNPFQQEPDFGVASINYDLKELLSKALPPEQTR, encoded by the coding sequence GTGCTGAAACTTGAAGACATTCGTAAAGATGCCGCCCTTAGCGGAATAGAACCGGATCAAATTGTCCGCGTGGTGACGACCGAACCGGTCGGCGATCATGCGCTTACCGTCTATTACCGTACCGCCGATGGAAAACTGGCGGAACGGATGTTGTTTCGCACCGATGAGCCCAAGCTTTCATTGGCCGAAGCTGGACGTCCGTGGGCTTTTGATGCGCCGGGGGATCAATTCAAACTGGGGCTTGAAGCCTATCGCATTCAGCTCGCCCATCTTTTCGACCCGATGATGGCGGTTCATACCTCGAACGTGGAACCGTTACCGCACCAGATTTCTGCCGTTTACGAATCGATGTTGCCGCGTCAGCCGTTGCGGTTCGTTCTGGCCGACGATCCGGGGGCGGGTAAAACGATCATGGCTGGCCTCTTTATCCGGGAATTGTTGATGCGGGCCGATGCCAGACGCATTCTAATCGTGGCGCCGGGCAGCCTCGTCGAACAGTGGCAGGACGAACTTTATGAAAAATTCGGTGTGGAGTTCAAGATTTTCAGCCGGGAGCTGGATCAAACATCCCATTCCGGCAATGCCTTCAATGAAAATGCGTTACTGATCGCGCGTCTGGATCAGCTATCCCGGAGCGAGGAGCTGCAAAACAAGCTGCAATCGACCGATTGGGATCTGGTCGTGGTCGATGAAGCGCACAAGATGTCGGCTAATTATTTCGGCAGCAAGATCAACGAAACCAAACGCTTCAAGCTCGGCAAGCTGTTGGGTTCGATTTCCCGGCATTTTTTGCTGATGACCGCGACCCCTCATAATGGCAAGGAAGAAGATTTCCAGTTGTTCATGTCGCTGCTGGACGGCGACCGGTTTTATGGCAAATTCCGCGAGGGCGCTCATAAAGTCGATATTTCCGACATGATGCGCCGCATGGTCAAAGAAGACTTGCTCAAGTTCGACGGTACGCCGCTCTTCCCTGAACGGCGCGCCTATACCGCCAATTATGAGCTTTCCGAGTTGGAGTCGTCGCTCTATGCTGATGTGACCGATTATGTGAAGGAAGAGATGAACCGTGCGGACAATCTGGACGGCAAGCGTAAAGGTACGGTCGGCTTTGCGTTGACGCAACTACAGCGGCGTCTGGCTTCCAGTCCCGAAGCGATCTATCAGTCATTGAAACGCCGGCGGAAGAAACTCGAAAATCGCCTGCGCGAAGAAAAGCTGGTCAACCGCGGCCATCGTGTCGCCGAAACCTTAGCTGATTATGACGTGTACAAGGATGTTCCCGACGACGTTTACGAAGCCGCCGAAGAAATGCCCGATAGCGATTACGAGCAGTGGGTCGATAAAGTCGTCGATCAGGCGACTGCGGCGCGGACGATCGAGGAGCTCCAGGCTGAAATCATTATATTAGAGGGCTTGGAAGAGAAAGCCAGGAAAGTCGTGCATTCCGGCCAGGATCGCAAATGGGAAGAACTGTCTTCCCTGCTTCAGGACCGCCCGGAAATGTACACATCTGGCGGCTCCCGGCGCAAACTGATCCTTTTTACCGAGCATAAGGACACCCTGAATTACCTGTATGACCGGATCACAGGTCTGTTGGGCAAACAGGATGCGGTCGTGGTCATCCATGGAGCGGTCAACCGCGACGACCGCCGTAAGGTGCAGGAACGCTTCCGCAACGACCCCGATGTGTTGGTTCTGCTTGCGACCGACGCCGCCGGCGAGGGCGTGAATCTGCAAAACGCCAATCTGATGGTCAATTATGACCTGCCCTGGAATCCTAATCGGCTGGAACAGCGTTTTGGTCGTATTCACCGTATCGGGCAAACCGAAGTGTGCCACTTATGGAACATGGTGGCGAAAGAAACCCGCGAGGGCGAAGTCTTTCAACGCCTATTCGACAAATTGGAGGTCGAGCGCGCAGCCTTGGGTGGCCGAGTTTTCGATATTCTGGGCGAGGCCTTTGAAAACCATTCGCTGAAGGATTTGCTGATCGAGGCCATTCGTTATGGCGAACGGCCCGATGTTAAAGCCAAGCTTCATCAAGTGATCGAGGGCGCACTCGATACCTCGCATCTCAAAGCGATTATGGACCGCAATGCTTTATGTGAAGAACACATGGGCCTGGAACAGCTTTTTGCGATCAAGGAAGAGATGGAGAAAGCGGAAGCCCGTAAACTCCAGCCTTATTTCATCCGGGCTTTTTTCACCGAAAGTTTCAAATTGCTGAATGGCGAGATGCGGCCGCGCGAAGAAGGCCGCTACGAAATTCGCCATGTTCCGGCCGTGATCCGCGAGCGCGATCGGGTAATCGGTGAAACCCGAACGCCCGTAGTGGCGAAATATGAACGGATTTGCTTTGAAAAGCAGCATATCCGCGTGGACGGCAAACCGATGGCGAGTTTGATTCATCCGGGACACCCGTTAATGCATGCGATCATTGATTTGACCCTGGAAGCCCATCGCAACAAGCTCAAACAAGGCGCTATCCTGGTCGATCCAAATGACGACACATTAGAGCCAAAAGTGTTGTTCATGCTTGATCATCGGATACGTGAGGGTTCCGGCGATGCGAGTAAAGACGTGTCCCGGCGGCTGCAATTTGTCGAGATCAATCAGCGGGGCCAAACCGTGCATGCGGGTTGGGCGCCTCACCTCGATTTACAACCGATCGATGACTACGACCTCAAACTGGTTGCCGATGTGTTGAATGCGCCTTGGATTACCAACAATCTGGAGGCTTTAGCCTTGGCGCAGGCCTCACAAAAGCTGGCTCCAGAACATTTTGACGAAGTCAGAACACGGCGGGAACGACAAGTCGATAAAATCCTGGCGGCCGTCAATGAACGCCTGGTCAAGGAGATCAATTATTGGTCGGACCGCTATATCAAGCTCAGCATTGATGTGGCTGCCGGCAAGCAGCCAAAGTTGCAGCCGGACAATGCCAAACGCCGGGTCGAGGAATTAACCGCCCGCCTGGAGCAGCGCAAAAAAGAACTGGAAACCATGCGTCATGTAGTGTCCAGCACGCCGGTTGTAATTGGCGGAGCCTTGGTCATTCCACAAGGACTTTTAGCGCAGCGCAAAGGAGAAACCACATTTTGCGCTGATGCCATGGCTCGCGCACGTATCGAGCAGATTGCCATGCGGGCGGTGATGGAAGCTGAACAGCGTTTAGGCCACAGCGTTTTCGATGTCTCGGCGGAAAAATGTGGTTGGGACGTAACTGCCAGGCCGCCCAGACTGGACGACAAGCTGCCCGAAGACCGTCATATCGAAGTCAAAGGCCGGGCCAAAGGCCAAAGTACAGTTACCGTGAGTCGCAATGAAATCATTTATGGCTTGAACCAGAAAGAAAAATTTCTTTTGGCCATCGTCGAGGTCGATCAAAACGGCGAGTTCGAGGGGCCGCATTATATTCGTAACCCCTTCCAGCAAGAACCGGATTTCGGCGTGGCCAGCATCAACTATGATTTGAAAGAGCTGCTTTCCAAAGCACTCCCACCGGAACAAACACGATAA
- a CDS encoding DUF1156 domain-containing protein translates to MSSNIKVPKKLIEVALPLDDINEAAAREKSIRHGHPSTLHLWWARRPLAAARAVIFAQMVNDPGGERGYYAGKTKKQADQEREKLFDIIRELVKWENTNNEAILNRAREVIWQSWRETCQLNKGKPGFDPEKLPAFHDPFAGGGALPLEAQRLGLESYASDLNPVAVMINKAMIEIPPKFVGRAPIGPIPPNEKQTHLHEDWSGAKGLAEDVRRYGHWMREEAFKRIGHLYPEIEITADIAKERPDLKGLVGQKLTVIAWLWVRTVKSPNPAFSHVDVPLASSFILSSKNGKEAWVEPIIEGDQYRFEVRTGKIPDGAKEGTKLSRGANFRCLISNTPIAGEHIKGEGKAGRMGQKLMAIVAEGKGSRVYLSPTQEMELIASQAKPEWMPEAEIAHDKRSMFTPLYGMTHFKHLFTSRQLVALNTLSDLVQEVRVKAIEDAKAAGILDDGKGLDQNGTGATAYGDALAIYLACALGKIANIGSSIATWMSDRGAFRETFARQAIPMTWDYAEANLFADAGGSFATAISKGVMAISHLPTNTSGKVFQANASLQNISQSKLVSTDPPYYDNIGYADLSDFFYVWLRRSLKPIYPSLFGTLAVPKEEELVANPYRHGSKEKAERFFMEGMTRAFHNLAEHAHPAFPVTIYYAFKQSETKDMSTISTGWETFLEAVLHADFSITGTWPMRTEGSGRLIAKDNNALASSIILVCQKRDQDAENTSRRQFQKELREKMPEALETMIGGAEGSTPIAPVDLAQAAIGPGMGIFSKYQAVLNQDGSPMSVHDALILINREITDYLNPDSGDFDNDTLFCSSWFDQYGWSTGPFGEADTLSRAKGTTVDGVKQAGVVESGGGKVKLKKWEDYPDDWDPKTDHRMPIWEALHHMIRTLNRKGEGEAGTLLARMPERGEHIRQLAYHLYTLCERKKWAEEARAYNELITSWHGIVSSSHEVGHKGTQNDLFE, encoded by the coding sequence ATGAGCTCGAATATCAAAGTGCCCAAAAAACTGATCGAAGTGGCTTTGCCCTTGGACGACATCAACGAGGCGGCTGCGCGGGAAAAATCCATTCGACATGGCCATCCCAGCACCTTGCATCTTTGGTGGGCCCGTCGTCCCTTGGCGGCAGCAAGGGCGGTAATTTTTGCGCAAATGGTTAATGATCCGGGCGGCGAGCGCGGTTATTACGCCGGAAAAACCAAGAAACAGGCCGACCAGGAGCGGGAAAAACTGTTCGACATCATTCGCGAACTGGTGAAATGGGAAAACACCAATAACGAGGCAATTTTGAACCGTGCCCGTGAGGTGATCTGGCAAAGTTGGCGGGAAACCTGCCAACTTAATAAAGGTAAACCTGGGTTTGATCCCGAAAAATTGCCCGCTTTTCATGATCCTTTTGCTGGGGGCGGAGCACTTCCTTTAGAGGCGCAGCGTTTGGGTCTAGAGTCTTATGCTTCTGATCTCAATCCCGTGGCGGTGATGATCAATAAAGCGATGATCGAAATCCCGCCAAAATTTGTTGGACGTGCGCCGATCGGTCCAATTCCACCGAATGAAAAACAAACTCATCTGCATGAAGACTGGTCTGGTGCCAAAGGTCTAGCTGAGGATGTGCGACGCTATGGGCATTGGATGCGAGAGGAAGCTTTCAAGCGTATCGGCCATCTTTATCCTGAAATCGAGATAACGGCTGATATAGCCAAAGAGCGTCCCGATTTGAAAGGCCTGGTGGGGCAGAAATTAACCGTGATAGCCTGGCTTTGGGTAAGGACGGTGAAAAGCCCGAACCCGGCTTTTAGTCATGTCGATGTGCCTCTGGCATCCAGTTTTATTTTGTCTAGCAAAAATGGCAAAGAGGCTTGGGTTGAACCGATTATTGAAGGTGATCAGTATCGGTTTGAAGTGCGAACAGGAAAAATACCGGATGGTGCTAAAGAGGGAACAAAATTATCCCGTGGAGCTAACTTTCGCTGTTTGATTTCAAACACGCCCATAGCAGGCGAGCACATTAAAGGCGAAGGCAAAGCAGGACGTATGGGACAAAAGCTGATGGCGATTGTCGCCGAAGGAAAGGGTAGCCGAGTTTATTTGTCGCCAACGCAAGAAATGGAGTTAATCGCCAGCCAAGCGAAACCTGAGTGGATGCCAGAAGCCGAAATCGCTCATGATAAACGCTCGATGTTTACACCATTATACGGTATGACACATTTCAAGCATCTTTTTACTTCTCGCCAACTGGTTGCTCTTAATACACTTTCTGATCTTGTGCAGGAAGTACGAGTTAAAGCCATTGAAGACGCTAAAGCCGCCGGGATATTGGATGATGGCAAAGGGCTTGATCAAAATGGCACAGGAGCCACGGCTTATGGGGATGCTTTGGCTATATATTTAGCTTGCGCGCTTGGAAAAATCGCAAATATTGGTTCATCCATCGCAACATGGATGAGTGACAGAGGGGCATTCCGCGAAACATTTGCACGACAAGCTATACCCATGACATGGGATTATGCTGAGGCTAACCTATTTGCCGATGCTGGTGGTAGTTTTGCCACGGCTATCAGCAAGGGTGTAATGGCTATCTCACACCTTCCAACTAATACAAGCGGGAAAGTGTTTCAAGCTAATGCTTCATTACAGAATATAAGTCAATCTAAGCTCGTTTCTACTGATCCCCCCTACTATGACAATATTGGCTATGCAGACCTCTCTGATTTTTTCTATGTCTGGCTACGTCGTTCATTGAAACCAATTTATCCTAGCCTTTTTGGCACGTTAGCAGTTCCTAAAGAAGAGGAATTGGTTGCAAATCCTTATCGTCATGGTTCTAAGGAAAAAGCCGAGCGTTTTTTTATGGAAGGCATGACACGAGCCTTCCATAATTTGGCCGAACATGCACATCCAGCCTTTCCAGTCACGATTTATTATGCTTTCAAACAGTCTGAAACAAAGGACATGAGCACAATATCTACTGGTTGGGAAACTTTTTTGGAAGCGGTTTTACACGCCGATTTTTCCATAACCGGTACTTGGCCAATGAGGACGGAAGGCTCAGGTCGACTGATTGCCAAAGACAACAACGCATTAGCCTCTAGCATTATTCTCGTCTGTCAAAAACGCGATCAAGACGCAGAAAACACTTCCCGCCGCCAATTCCAAAAAGAATTGCGCGAAAAAATGCCAGAAGCGTTGGAAACGATGATTGGAGGAGCTGAAGGCTCAACACCCATTGCTCCCGTGGATTTGGCGCAAGCCGCGATTGGTCCGGGCATGGGGATTTTTTCAAAATACCAGGCTGTCCTGAATCAGGATGGCTCACCAATGAGCGTACATGACGCACTCATTCTAATTAACCGTGAAATCACTGATTATTTGAACCCTGATTCCGGTGATTTTGATAATGACACGTTGTTTTGTTCGTCTTGGTTCGATCAATACGGTTGGAGTACCGGGCCGTTCGGTGAAGCCGATACACTATCCCGCGCCAAAGGTACGACCGTGGATGGCGTCAAACAAGCCGGGGTGGTTGAATCCGGGGGCGGCAAAGTGAAGCTGAAAAAATGGGAAGATTATCCGGATGATTGGGACCCGAAAACCGATCACCGGATGCCGATCTGGGAAGCCCTGCATCACATGATTCGAACATTGAACCGTAAAGGTGAAGGCGAAGCCGGAACTTTATTAGCCCGTATGCCAGAAAGAGGCGAGCACATTCGTCAACTGGCCTATCACCTTTATACCCTCTGCGAACGTAAAAAATGGGCGGAAGAAGCGCGGGCTTATAACGAACTGATTACCTCGTGGCACGGTATTGTCTCGTCTTCTCACGAAGTTGGCCATAAAGGAACACAAAACGACCTGTTCGAATAA
- a CDS encoding ATP-binding protein, giving the protein MTIKPWREIAVPHQDVLKGTFQESEFAADISQVHQGKASPEYQDPSQFFARTYITEGMALLLDSVVKRLGGQGGDPVIQLQTAFGGGKTHTMLAVYHLAKGERPVSELNGISVIVDAAGVTELPKARVAVIDGINFSVSEPKPHGAIRCHTLWGELAWQLGGESGYELVRAADESGTSPDKDTIIVLLSQAAPCVILMDELVAYYRQFQEGRSYPAGTFETNMTFIQALTEGIKSVPKAIMLASLPDSHNAGEGRGQVVLAELENYFRRLHKIWKPVSKDEAFSIVRRRLFDRIDDQLSMDDVCRAFADFYIANKTELPNETQEGRYLDRMKQAYPIHPEIFDRLYEDWSTLAGFQRTRGVLQLLAQIVHRLWKDGNSDLMIMPGSLPLYDATVRNKCLDFLPQGWDPVIDQDIDGEHSRPADLDKQPLFGKIQAGRRLTRTVFLGSAPGSAGKMTKGLESEHILLGVAQPEQAIGHYKDALKRLLDKLNYINHENSRFWFDITPNLRREMETRKQRFTERDDVIPLLKDRVNRVMAKGHVFAGIHVFTASVDVPDEYGVGPRLVVLAPNAAFSKGASNTAFAAAEEILRNRGDQPRQKQNRLLFLAPDYDVVSRLREQARSYLAWASIVSDIEAEKLVLDTIQVKQAKKQKDDADQSLLRMVRDTYKWLICPSEEFVKGKPTLNWEAVAVSTASSNLVQEIENKLREEEWLITDWSPVHLMNILKQWYFKDGMQEISALKVWQDTNCYLYLPRLVNSQVFDRAISQGLETEDFFGYASGKDGDNYLGFAFGRNALVTIDDSALLIEKEAALQYKERTKPKPAPQPGPVVLGGINEPGSGAKPQPEPPLPPTTVHAAKKQFYGTINLDPIKAKMDFATIVDEVVQQFTAKIGVNVEISIEIRATSRDGFDETVQRTIKENCNVLKFGNVEFE; this is encoded by the coding sequence ATGACAATAAAACCTTGGCGTGAGATCGCCGTTCCCCATCAGGATGTTTTGAAAGGCACTTTCCAGGAATCCGAATTCGCTGCCGATATTTCGCAGGTTCATCAAGGCAAGGCTTCGCCTGAATATCAGGACCCGAGCCAGTTTTTTGCGCGCACCTATATCACTGAGGGCATGGCTTTATTGCTCGATAGCGTCGTCAAACGCTTGGGTGGACAAGGCGGCGATCCGGTCATTCAACTGCAAACGGCTTTTGGGGGTGGTAAAACCCATACCATGCTGGCCGTTTATCACTTGGCTAAAGGCGAACGGCCGGTCAGCGAACTGAATGGGATATCTGTCATTGTCGATGCGGCGGGGGTTACCGAACTGCCTAAAGCCCGTGTCGCTGTTATCGACGGGATCAATTTCAGCGTCTCAGAACCCAAGCCGCACGGTGCTATTCGCTGCCATACGCTTTGGGGTGAGCTCGCTTGGCAGCTGGGCGGCGAAAGCGGCTATGAGCTGGTCCGTGCAGCGGATGAAAGTGGCACTTCGCCCGATAAAGACACCATCATTGTCCTGCTCTCCCAGGCGGCGCCCTGCGTCATTTTAATGGACGAATTGGTCGCTTATTACCGGCAATTCCAGGAGGGACGGAGTTATCCGGCCGGCACCTTCGAAACCAACATGACCTTTATTCAAGCGCTGACCGAAGGTATTAAATCCGTTCCGAAAGCGATCATGTTGGCGTCTTTGCCAGATTCGCATAATGCCGGTGAAGGCCGTGGCCAGGTCGTTTTGGCCGAGCTGGAAAACTATTTCCGCCGTTTACATAAAATCTGGAAACCGGTATCGAAAGACGAAGCGTTCAGCATTGTACGTCGGCGTTTGTTTGATCGAATCGACGATCAATTATCGATGGATGATGTATGCCGCGCTTTTGCCGATTTTTATATCGCCAACAAAACCGAGCTGCCGAATGAAACGCAGGAAGGACGCTATCTTGATCGAATGAAGCAAGCCTATCCGATTCATCCGGAAATCTTTGACCGGCTTTACGAAGACTGGTCCACGTTGGCTGGTTTTCAGCGGACGCGGGGCGTATTGCAGTTATTGGCACAGATCGTCCACCGCCTTTGGAAGGATGGAAATTCTGATCTGATGATCATGCCAGGCAGTCTGCCGTTGTACGATGCGACGGTTAGAAATAAATGCCTGGATTTCCTGCCTCAAGGCTGGGACCCAGTGATCGACCAAGACATTGACGGTGAGCATTCCCGTCCTGCCGATCTGGATAAACAGCCATTATTCGGAAAGATCCAGGCCGGCCGACGCTTAACCCGGACAGTGTTTTTGGGCAGCGCTCCGGGATCAGCCGGGAAAATGACCAAAGGCCTGGAATCGGAGCATATCCTGTTGGGGGTGGCCCAGCCGGAGCAAGCCATTGGTCACTATAAGGATGCGCTAAAGCGCTTGCTCGATAAGCTCAACTACATTAATCATGAAAATAGCCGTTTTTGGTTTGACATTACGCCGAACCTGCGCCGGGAAATGGAAACCCGCAAACAGCGCTTCACCGAACGTGACGATGTGATCCCGCTTTTGAAGGATCGAGTCAATCGGGTCATGGCTAAAGGCCATGTTTTTGCGGGTATTCATGTGTTCACAGCATCAGTAGATGTTCCTGATGAATATGGTGTAGGCCCTCGGTTGGTGGTACTCGCCCCCAATGCGGCTTTCAGCAAGGGCGCATCCAATACGGCCTTCGCTGCGGCCGAGGAGATTTTACGAAATCGAGGCGACCAACCCCGGCAAAAGCAAAACCGGTTGCTATTTCTTGCCCCGGATTACGATGTGGTCAGTCGTTTGCGCGAGCAAGCCCGAAGTTACCTGGCATGGGCTTCGATCGTCTCGGACATCGAGGCGGAAAAACTGGTGCTCGATACGATCCAGGTGAAGCAGGCTAAAAAGCAGAAGGACGACGCCGATCAATCGTTGCTGCGGATGGTTCGCGATACTTACAAATGGCTCATTTGCCCATCGGAAGAGTTTGTAAAGGGTAAGCCAACACTGAACTGGGAAGCCGTCGCAGTTTCTACGGCCTCCTCTAATCTGGTACAGGAGATCGAGAATAAGCTCAGAGAAGAAGAGTGGCTGATTACCGACTGGTCCCCGGTCCACCTGATGAACATTTTGAAACAATGGTATTTCAAGGACGGCATGCAGGAAATTAGCGCCTTGAAAGTCTGGCAGGATACCAATTGTTATTTGTATCTGCCCAGGCTGGTAAACAGCCAAGTTTTTGATCGAGCGATTTCCCAAGGGCTCGAAACCGAAGATTTCTTTGGCTACGCAAGCGGCAAAGATGGCGATAATTATTTAGGGTTTGCCTTTGGTCGTAATGCGCTTGTGACGATCGATGATTCGGCCTTACTGATCGAAAAAGAGGCAGCACTGCAATATAAGGAGCGGACGAAGCCAAAGCCTGCGCCGCAGCCTGGCCCAGTAGTTCTTGGTGGCATAAATGAGCCTGGATCAGGGGCGAAACCTCAGCCAGAGCCACCCTTACCGCCAACAACCGTTCACGCTGCTAAGAAACAGTTTTATGGGACTATTAACCTCGATCCGATCAAGGCAAAAATGGACTTTGCCACCATTGTTGATGAGGTAGTTCAGCAATTCACGGCCAAAATCGGCGTCAATGTCGAAATCTCGATCGAAATCCGGGCGACTTCAAGGGATGGATTTGATGAGACCGTTCAGCGGACTATCAAGGAAAACTGCAATGTTCTAAAATTCGGCAATGTAGAGTTTGAGTAG